One Spinacia oleracea cultivar Varoflay chromosome 4, BTI_SOV_V1, whole genome shotgun sequence DNA segment encodes these proteins:
- the LOC110791276 gene encoding eukaryotic peptide chain release factor GTP-binding subunit-like: protein MSFAQRDREPLRDYLTRFNNESITIPNLQQEVAVLPLMRGMQECEFKKYLSRKSYINLGDVLHKANEYIRGDEMMKISSVAMSTGGNAGYNPNYNNLQAGRGGNSFNQNNNQQGASQKNQNNRNVNPQGQRPRQDRRESRGLFDNYTPLNTPRTTIYNINNKMDEDCRDLKDNIEDMVRKGYFSQYRARQGNGNHNPAGANPANSYRPQQQQNQQQYPRIEQPYQPPRIEQRPLETSARAEQRDNGKKPPVFVISGGPVHGGTISGASRSLEKHKHMDCRGIIFPHDDPLVLTIDIENADVNRVLVDGGSSTNIIFWDAFKQLHIPEEELTRVNYPVIGFSGSTVYPEGSIRLQVKVGEGSEMRDLMVDFLIIKVLATYNVIIGRPFIHDAQAKSPLIT from the exons ATGTCGTTTGCTCAGAGGGATAGAGAGCCGTTAAGAGACTACCTCACCCGTTTCAACAACGAGTCAATCACTATCCCTAATCTGCAGCAGGAGGTTGCAGTTCTACCTTTGATGAGGGGAATGCAAGAATGTGAATTCAAGAAGTACCTCAGCCGGAAATCATACATTAATCTGGGCGATGTTTTACACAAGGCAAATGAGTACATCAGGGGAGATGAAATGATGAAAATCTCCAGTGTAGCAATGTCAACCGGTGGAAATGCCGGGTATAATCCGAACTATAACAATCTGCAGGCGGGAAGAGGAGGAAACAGTTTCAACCAGAATAATAATCAGCAAGGGGCAAGCCAGAAAAACCAGAACAATAGGAATGTCAATCCCCAGGGGCAGAGACCCCGACAAGATAGAAGGGAGTCCCGAGGACTCTTCGATAATTACACTCCGTTGAACACACCGCGGACGACAATTTACAACATAAATAACAAGATGGACG AGGACTGCAGAGACctcaaagacaacattgaggatatGGTGAGAAAGGGGTATTTCTCGCAATATAGGGCAAGACAAGGAAATGGTAACCACAACCCAGCAGGAGCAAACCCTGCCAATTCATACCGACCACAACAACAGCAAAATCAGCAACAATATCCCAGAATTGAACAACCATACCAGCCACCCAGAATAGAGCAAAGACCACTGGAAACCAGTGCTAGGGCAGAGCAAAGGGATAACGGGAAAAAACCACCTGTATTTGTCATCTCTGGCGGCCCAGTCCACGGAGGGACGATAAGTGGCGCCAGTAGGAGTTTGGAGAAACACAAGCACATG GATTGTAGAGGCATCATTTTCCCACATGATGACCCATTAGTTCTAACAATTGATATAGAAAATGCCGATGTGAACCGAGTACTGGTAGACGGAGGTAGCTCAACAAACATCATATTTTGGGATGCATTCAAGCAACTACACATACCAGAGGAAGAGCTGACAAGGGTAAACTACCCAGTAATCGGTTTCTCAGGATCTACGGTGTACCCGGAGGGTAGCATAAGGCTGCAGGTGAAAGTCGGAGAAGGATCTGAGATGCGAGACCTCATGGTGGATTTCCTAATCATCAAAGTGCTAGCGACCTACAATGTGATCATCGGTCGCCCGTTCATACACGATGCGCAGGCAAAGTCTCCACTTATCACTTGA